A section of the Zygosaccharomyces rouxii strain CBS732 chromosome B complete sequence genome encodes:
- the GPT2 gene encoding bifunctional glycerol-3-phosphate/glycerone-phosphate O-acyltransferase GPT2 (similar to uniprot|P36148 Saccharomyces cerevisiae YKR067W GPT2 Glycerol-3-phosphate acyltransferase located in both lipid particles and the ER involved in the stepwise acylation of glycerol-3-phosphate and dihydroxyacetone which are intermediate steps in lipid biosynthesis), which produces MKEVKPGVHIPKLSQAYENPYNGEKYTLRTWLYDCVIAVLNVLFTIFFREIKMRGEHKMPPQGVPTLLVCAPHANQFIDPSLVMVKARQMAQGSRSRQVCYIMAEVSLKKKILGLFGRLTGAIAVPRAQDNLKFVDQRIKIYAPDLDNEPRLIKGRVDGDGLENPGFTKFIPKSLIGLPNFLGNAQIESIVDDYTIVLKQPFKFQENATIRKLLERGTNFKYADKIDNSQTFQNVFDHLHTKGCVGIFPEGGSHDRPSMLPLKAGVAIMALVAAAADPTMKVAVVPCGLHYFHREKFRSRAVIEFGDPIWVDGEMGKQYMESPRETVSKLLDRVTSSLQLVTENAPDWDTLMTIQAARRLYKPVMRRRALTAVVEVNRRLLLGYSAYKDDPRVIKLKESVTAYNGLLFLMGLKDHQVLELKTKQGEQLRCLFTLIQRTIRLLVFFTLSLPGCILFTPIFIVCKVYAKKKAAEGLKKSVVKIKGVDLLATWKLLVALVLAPVLYVTYSIILTWLYLRGNTLVVKMWVPSTHPVLLYCYFCMLLVFTTYSSLKTGEIGVDLFKSLPPLFASLFYPGSKITQLKEMRQGLSDEITDVCNELGPKVFPKFERIIESQYEDKPRGRLSLPISTKSQDEIPTLRSRSSSVASNLSTASNSLSQINSRGSLTDMPIFSEGSHLDLNQDDEINLSSPEEDRITSLIRQRRAHEKED; this is translated from the coding sequence ATGAAGGAAGTTAAGCCGGGCGTTCACATACCCAAATTGTCTCAAGCATATGAGAACCCTTACAACGGGGAGAAATACACTTTGAGGACTTGGTTGTACGACTGTGTGATTGCGGTACTGAATGTGTTGttcaccattttcttcagGGAAATCAAAATGCGTGGTGAGCATAAGATGCCCCCACAAGGAGTCCCCACACTGCTTGTGTGTGCCCCACATGCCAATCAGTTCATTGATCCGTCACTGGTGATGGTCAAGGCTAGGCAAATGGCACAAGGTTCAAGATCCAGACAGGTTTGCTATATCATGGCCGAAGTTAgtctgaagaaaaaaatactTGGATTGTTTGGTAGGCTTACGGGTGCTATAGCAGTGCCTAGGGCTCAggataatttgaaatttgtgGATCAAAGAATCAAGATATACGCGCCAGATTTGGACAATGAACCGAGGTTGATTAAGGGCCGTGTGGATGGTGATGGATTGGAAAATCCTGGTTTCACTAAATTTATTCCAAAGTCGTTGATCGGGTTGCCCAATTTCTTGGGTAATGCTCAGATCGAAAGCATTGTTGATGATTATACCATTGTTCTTAAGCAACCTTTCAAGTTTCAAGAGAATGCAACTATAAGAAAGTTGTTAGAACGTGGAACTAATTTCAAGTATGCCGACAAGATTGACAATTCGCAGACTTTCCAGAATGTTTTTGACCATTTGCATACCAAGGGTTGTGTGGGGATTTTCCCTGAAGGTGGATCTCACGACAGACCTTCCATGTTGCCCCTAAAGGCTGGTGTGGCTATCATGGCATTGGTTGCGGCCGCTGCAGATCCAACTATGAAGGTAGCTGTGGTTCCATGTGGATTGCACTACTTCCATAGGGAGAAGTTTAGGTCCAGAGCGGTAATTGAATTTGGTGATCCAATTTGGGTTGATGGTGAAATGGGTAAGCAGTATATGGAAAGTCCAAGGGAAACAGTATCCAAGCTTTTGGACAGAGTTACTTCCTCTTTGCAGTTGGTTACTGAGAATGCTCCTGATTGGGATACTCTGATGACTATCCAGGCCGCAAGACGTCTTTACAAACCTGTTATGCGTAGAAGAGCACTCACGGCTGTCGTCGAGGTCAACAGAAGGCTGTTGCTTGGTTATTCCGCTTACAAGGATGACCCAAGAGTTATTAAGCTCAAAGAATCTGTTACAGCTTATAATGgtttgttgtttttgaTGGGATTAAAAGACCACCAAGTGCTGGAATTAAAGACAAAGCAAGGTGAACAATTACGTTGTCTCTTCACTTTAATCCAAAGGACCATTAGACTGTTGGTATTCTTTACGCTTTCGCTGCCAGGATGCATCTTGTTTACTCCTATCTTCATCGTCTGTAAAGTTTACGCCAAGAAGAAAGCGGCAGAAGGTTTGAAGAAATCAGTTGTTAAGATTAAAGGTGTGGACCTGTTAGCGACTTGGAAATTGTTAGTGGCATTAGTCTTGGCACCTGTCCTTTACGTCACCTATTCGATTATCCTCACATGGCTTTACCTGAGAGGTAACACGTTGGTCGTGAAAATGTGGGTTCCTTCAACGCATCCAGTACTACTTTACTGTTATTTCTGCATGTTGCTGGTTTTCACCACTTATTCAAGTTTGAAAACCGGTGAAATTGGTGTCGATctattcaaatctttaccACCTCTATTTGCATCCCTGTTTTACCCAGGTTCCAAAATTACTCAATTGAAGGAAATGCGCCAAGGCTTAAGTGATGAGATTACAGATGTTTGTAACGAATTGGGACCTAAAGTTTTCCCCAAGTTTGAGAGGATTATCGAATCGCAATACGAGGATAAGCCTAGGGGTAGACTATCATTGCCTATATCGACCAAGTCTCAAGATGAAATTCCCACGCTGCGTAGCCGTTCCTCGAGTGTTGCTTCAAATCTATCCACAGCCTCCAATTCATTGTCTCAAATCAATTCGAGAGGTTCACTCACAGACATGCCAATCTTCTCCGAAGGTAGccatttggatttaaaTCAAGATGACGAAATCAATCTATCATCGCCAGAGGAGGATAGGATCACGTCTTTAATAAGACAGAGACGTGCCCATGAGAAGGAGGACTGA
- the RSB1 gene encoding phospholipid-translocating ATPase RSB1 (similar to uniprot|Q08417 Saccharomyces cerevisiae YOR049C RSB1 Suppressor of sphingoid long chain base (LCB) sensitivity of an LCB-lyase mutation putative integral membrane transporter or flippase that may transport LCBs from the cytoplasmic side toward the extracytoplasmic side of the membrane) — protein MSATNSTVTPSSQASQDSASYYNGLVPSLAYNVAMLVIWSVLLTIHVLQLYLKQYWFSTGFICTGILEVLGYIGRTWSHFNQDNLNAFLLNMVCLTISPVFTLGSLYYQLSKLIEIYGHSFALLHPSICYAHIFICCDIISLAVQASGGGVAGTESGEGKSPRQGTHVFVGGLAFQVASLSIFIILMAHFVFKVYIQTRWRYMGYMSFKPSIFKISQRDLEPMYSEKYQSLRIMPDRWVFRYFIHALIVTVLLVFVRCAYRLSELANGWSGYLAVHETYFIILDGVMMSLGATIMTVFHPGFAFKGRFVSIPITNAKKLGSNNDSPNIPQPESEQEEDTATASEDEKYYTNEPTSPTTGRPKRAFSLPSFGSGPTLTSLIGPSLKRVSNPFGSRGGTKKTYKEGLESDLEESSGVPHQNALVEEPPFRDSADVPDPHEPATHRVV, from the coding sequence atgtCAGCCACCAATAGTACCGTTACACCATCATCCCAAGCATCACAGGACAGTGCTAGTTATTACAACGGTCTGGTACCGAGCCTTGCATATAATGTGGCCATGCTTGTCATTTGGAGTGTGTTATTGACAATACATGTGTTGCAACTGTATTTGAAGCAGTACTGGTTTTCCACTGGGTTTATCTGCACTGGGATTTTAGAAGTACTGGGTTACATCGGTCGTACATGGTCTCATTTCAACCAGGATAATCTGAATGCGTTTTTGCTTAACATGGTTTGTCTTACTATCTCGCCAGTTTTTACGTTGGGTTCACTATATTATCAACTGTCGAAATTAATTGAAATCTATGGTCATAGTTTTGCACTGCTTCATCCATCAATTTGCTACGCACATATCTTCATATGTTGCGATATTATCTCATTGGCGGTTCAGGCTTccggtggtggtgttgcTGGTACAGAATCAGGAGAAGGTAAAAGTCCCCGGCAAGGTACACATGTGTTTGTTGGTGGGTTGGCATTTCAAGTGGCGTCTTTGAGTATCTTCATAATTTTAATGGCTCACTTCGTCTTTAAAGTTTATATTCAAACTCGTTGGAGGTACATGGGGTATATGTCTTTTAAGCCCTCCATTTTTAAGATATCCCAAAGAGATTTGGAACCCATGTACAGTGAAAAGTACCAATCATTGAGGATAATGCCCGATCGCTGGGTTTTCCGCTATTTTATCCATGCTCTCATAGTGACAGTGCTGCTAGTGTTTGTTAGATGTGCGTACCGATTATCCGAACTGGCTAACGGTTGGTCTGGTTATTTAGCAGTTCACGAGACCTACTTCATTATCCTTGACGGTGTTATGATGTCGTTGGGGGCTACTATCATGACTGTATTCCATCCAGGATTTGCCTTTAAAGGTAGGTTTGTTTCGATTCCCATCACTAATGCCAAGAAACTCGGTAGTAATAATGACTCTCCCAATATACCACAGCCAGAGTCTgagcaagaagaagatacCGCTACCGCcagtgaagatgaaaagtaCTATACTAATGAACCTACAAGTCCGACTACTGGACGTCCTAAACGTGCTTTCTCATTACCGTCATTTGGATCTGGTCCCACACTCACATCTCTTATAGGACCCAGTCTCAAGCGTGTAAGCAATCCATTTGGCTCAAGAGGTGGAACTAAAAAAACCTATAAAGAGGGTCTAGAGTCAGATTTAGAGGAATCATCGGGAGTACCGCATCAAAATGCATTGGTGGAAGAACCTCCATTTAGGGATTCTGCCGATGTACCGGATCCTCATGAACCAGCTACGCATAGAGTAGTTTAA
- a CDS encoding type II protein arginine methyltransferase (similar to uniprot|P36052 Saccharomyces cerevisiae YKL162C Hypothetical ORF) produces MHRLLLRKPQVRFQSRYPVVQIEELKSHTLRPGQTATIPLRDYYEWNTMPDLMKYEKFFTRRNPLAGQNMEHLQFYDPIVTQCIAKWLLVDYKLNAYPYYDLNIVNVFTDLRQAVKIAKGMMTYFQSVLSKGMFERIKYFIIPLYNDHTVTTEKLLNGIPGDVRLVENAAIFPPSGSNIDMEKPFSIEDPVYVLMLNDIIKNLSHDLVRFSNELNQWQQCYMDIHTDGTRSKRFDEDMDFWCQYSLRMVLDQDQHLEDEFHVPTRLVQLFDMLKICAPEHKMFAIDVPQRWQPSFWTMVKFLLGRNSIPRSQLTGPSIDEHTMHFIANFNEIQKIYSNVNESAKYCEVEDLAEFVDQWTDLSDVEKHSTLSKDRLNAQWETIHCSNLGVIHTT; encoded by the coding sequence ATGCACAGACTCCTTTTGAGGAAGCCGCAGGTTCGGTTTCAAAGTAGATATCCAGTGGTACAGATTGAAGAACTGAAGTCACACACGCTAAGACCAGGCCAAACTGCTACAATTCCATTAAGAGACTATTACGAATGGAACACAATGCCCGATCTTATGAAGTATGAGAAGTTTTTCACCAGGAGAAACCCTTTGGCGGGACAAAACATGGAACATTTACAGTTTTATGATCCTATCGTAACCCAATGCATTGCCAAATGGCTTTTAGTGGACTATAAATTGAATGCATATCCTTACTATGATCTTAACATTGTTAATGTTTTCACTGATCTTCGGCAAGCTGTAAAAATTGCCAAAGGTATGATGACTTATTTTCAATCGGTCTTATCTAAGGGAATGTTTGAAAGGATtaaatattttattatacCACTTTACAACGACCATACTGTGACTACGGAAAAGCTGCTTAATGGAATTCCCGGTGATGTAAGGCTTGTCGAAAATGCAGCTATTTTCCCACCAAGTGGATCCAATATTGACATGGAAAAACCCTTTAGCATTGAAGATCCAGTCTACGTGCTTATGCTTAACGATATTATTAAGAATTTATCTCACGATTTGGTTCGGTTTTCCAATGAATTGAACCAATGGCAACAGTGCTATATGGACATTCACACTGATGGTACACGTTCCAAGAggtttgatgaagatatggATTTTTGGTGCCAGTACAGTTTACGAATGGTTTTAGATCAAGATCAACATctggaagatgaatttcaCGTCCCTACAAGATTGGTACAACTGTTTGATATGCTTAAAATCTGTGCACCAGAACATAAAATGTTTGCCATTGATGTTCCTCAGAGGTGGCAGCCTTCATTTTGGACAATGGTTAAATTTTTACTTGGTAGAAATTCAATACCGAGGAGCCAATTGACAGGACCTTCCATCGATGAACACACGATGCATTTTATTGCAAACTTTaatgaaattcaaaaaatatATTCAAATGTTAATGAATCTGCTAAATACTGTGAAGTGGAAGACCTTGCAGAATTTGTTGATCAATGGACGGACCTTTCGGATGTTGAAAAGCATTCAACACTGTCAAAAGATCGCTTAAATGCCCAATGGGAAACCATCCATTGTAGTAATTTGGGTGTAATTCATACCACCTGA
- the BET3 gene encoding TRAPP complex core subunit BET3 (highly similar to uniprot|P36149 Saccharomyces cerevisiae YKR068C BET3 Hydrophilic protein that acts in conjunction with SNARE proteins in targeting and fusion of ER to Golgi transport vesicles component of the TRAPP (transport protein particle) complex), with translation MSAPAQSKSLKAIGEDTWKNKTEKVNAELFTLTYGAIVSQLCADYDRDFQKVNNHLFSMGYNIGVRLVEDFLARTALPRCENMVKTSEMISKCAFKIFLNMTPQVTNWSSEKDAFSLMLDENPLSDFVELPMDAMKQLWYSNVLSGVLKGALEMVQLDCDVWFVSDILKGDPQTELRIKLNKVLKDEVPIGED, from the coding sequence ATGTCAGCCCCAGCACAATCGAAGTCGTTAAAGGCCATTGGAGAGGATACTTGGAAGAACAAGACTGAAAAAGTCAACGCAGAGCTTTTCACGCTAACGTATGGTGCAATAGTATCACAGTTATGTGCAGACTACGATCGCGATTTCCAAAAAGTGAATAACCACTTGTTCAGTATGGGGTATAACATTGGTGTGAGGTTAGTGGAAGATTTCCTTGCGAGAACTGCACTACCACGCTGTGAGAATATGGTGAAGACAAGTGAAATGATAAGTAAATGTGCGTTCAAGATCTTTTTGAATATGACACCACAAGTAACAAATTGGTCGTCAGAAAAGGATGCATTTTCACTAATGTTGGATGAAAATCCGCTAAGTGATTTTGTAGAATTACCAATGGATGCAATGAAACAACTTTGGTATTCCAACGTTTTAAGTGGTGTTTTAAAAGGTGCACTAGAAATGGTTCAGTTAGACTGCGACGTTTGGTTTGTATctgatattttaaaaggTGATCCACAAACTGAACTAAGAATAAAACTTAATAAGGTGTTGAAAGATGAAGTACCTATTGGTGAAGATTAA
- the ETT1 gene encoding Ett1p (similar to uniprot|Q6Q5I2 Saccharomyces cerevisiae YOR051C which is a model system for studying replication of positive-strand RNA viruses in their natural hosts) has product MAKRALGLGQKNKEKKRKVDNSNSNNEPNRNSPAPGADQIQVEMDENADLDDELTQLKGLWNNYFHSDRESEYVLNGIIHECDRLLRQSDSDEKTKKLLNDEFYAIYALALSELTIFKTEQEGEDVSQYFDQALEWAEIGMEKTSKDSQLLQLAVSKIILQRIPLQFISKLTVDSKPEDVNLDLFEQLQRAKKCFNVEKDLELAYEVLQMFDDLLDMLENFGHGNNIDEGLDSDEEDEIEPVKLNKKHPLYRLQKAIPENYAWLKETMVKLFENIEETTLRRNVARTLGHLFLKAAEEPTSVFMQQYDDEDEEEETEDKEVPKEIKQAQKEALSHTRTALDYLEKAQVEDEPETWVEVAEAYIDLGNLHDYQSSEQEKAYKVAEDILKKANRASHGRFQDILDNLLAKDQD; this is encoded by the coding sequence ATGGCTAAGAGAGCTTTGGGTTTAGGTCAAAAGaacaaggaaaagaagagaaaggtCGACAATTCGAACTCTAATAATGAGCCTAATAGAAATTCACCAGCACCAGGTGCAGATCAAATTCAAGTGGAAATGGATGAAAACGCTGATTTAGACGATGAATTGACACAATTGAAGGGGCTTTGGAACAATTACTTTCACAGTGATAGAGAAAGTGAATACGTTTTAAACGGTATAATCCACGAGTGCGATAGATTATTGCGTCAATCCGATAGTGACGAAAAGACTAAAAAACTTCTCAACGACGAGTTCTATGCGATCTATGCGTTGGCATTATCAGAACTGACCATCTTCAAGACTGAACAAGAGGGTGAGGACGTTTCACAATATTTTGATCAGGCTTTGGAATGGGCTGAAATCGGTATGGAAAAAACTTCTAAAGACTCACAGCTATTACAACTTGCTGTTTCCAAGATAATACTTCAACGTATCCCATTGCAGTTTATTTCCAAATTAACAGTTGACAGTAAACCTGAAGATGTCAATCTGGATCTATTTGAACAATTGCAAAGGGCTAAAAAATGTTTTAACGTTGAgaaagatttagaattggCCTACGAGGTGCTACAGATGTTTGACGATCTCTTAGACatgttggaaaatttcGGTCATGGTAACAACATCGACGAAGGGTTGgatagtgatgaagaagacgaaaTAGAACCTGTGAAATTAAACAAAAAGCACCCACTTTACCGCCTTCAAAAAGCCATACCAGAAAACTACGCTTGGTTAAAGGAAACGATGGTTAAGCTGTTCGAGAACATTGAAGAAACCACACTTCGCCGTAACGTCGCCAGAACTCTGGGAcatcttttcttgaaagCGGCAGAAGAACCTACAAGCGTATTCATGCAACAATACGAcgacgaagatgaagaggaagaaacAGAGGACAAAGAAGTACCAAAGGAAATCAAGCAGGCTCAAAAGGAGGCACTCTCCCATACCCGTACTGCTCTTGACTACTTGGAAAAGGCACAAGTGGAGGACGAGCCAGAGACTTGGGTAGAAGTCGCGGAAGCATACATCGATTTGGGTAACTTGCATGACTACCAATCTTcagaacaagaaaaggCCTACAAAGTGGCAGAAGATATACTAAAAAAGGCCAACAGAGCATCCCATGGTAGATTCCAAGATATCCTGGATAATTTACTTGCCAAAGACCAGGATTAA
- the RAT1 gene encoding ssRNA exonuclease RAT1 (similar to uniprot|Q02792 Saccharomyces cerevisiae YOR048C RAT1 Nuclear 5' to 3' single-stranded RNA exonuclease involved in RNA metabolism including rRNA and snRNA processing as well as mRNA transcription termination), with protein sequence MGVPSFFRWLSRKYPKIISPVIEEQPQVVDGVTLPIDYTAPNPNGELDNLYLDMNGIVHPCSHPENKPPPETEDEMLLAVFEYTNRVLNMARPRKVLMIAVDGVAPRAKMNQQRARRFRSAKDAQIENENRERIMQEREQLGEIIDGAVKTKKTWDSNAITPGTPFMDKLAAALRYWCSFKLATDPGWKNLQVIISDATVPGEGEHKIMNFVRSQRADAQYNPNTTHCIYGLDADLIFLGLATHEPHFKVLREDVFAQGNNKRHNLKDSLNMSEEEKQMIAKQDSEKPFLWLHISVLREYLSAELWVPRMPFPFDLERAIDDWVFMCFFCGNDFLPHLPCLDVRENSIDILLDIWKVVLPTMKTYITCDGELNLESVEKLLSQLGSREADIFKTRHIQEVRKQENFERKKAQRNVSKGQDRHPTKPNEQLQLYDTNGNLSKSSWNLTTHDMVNLKKEIMLANEGDANAIATVKAQSDKNDQLMNELMNEQMDKAVDEANKTNFTAAEVMKKKLVAKKRRLEAEEEEQRQEEQKEESRKKKKTEEEATKEEPNLDDQIKAELEEERIEEEEEEEEGQDQEEEQGEKPPDWVPEVSNGGITSGIVDTDQAVKLHEPGYHERYYTEKFHISPNHIDALRKDLVKCYIEGVSWVLLYYYQGCASWTWYYPYHYAPLAADFFGFSDIKVEFPPGKPFLPYEQLMSVLPAASGHTLPPIFRPLMSSPDSEIIDFYPTEFPVDMNGKKMPWQGIALLPFIDEKRLLQVVRAQYSKLTEEEKSRNVVRNPILLISNKNANYEKFLKKLYPTDVPPQPELYFQHFRSGLSGVVSTDHEGYRPNSKLSCPIQTGSLPELSTNLFLKLDYKLVPLPSKNKSIILNGFIASEPVLSPYDLDAVMYKYNNGPPRRWNFENDMRNNVVPVGPCGVTQYKPRVGGYRSFFFFSNMQQQPPTPMQYQMSGPPINNRYNGGGNGGGSRYSGSSRYGDPPNNYRNQNNAPGMSRYQTGRFPQRSGTMRRH encoded by the coding sequence ATGGGTGTTCCCTCATTCTTTAGATGGTTATCTAGGAAATACCCCAAGATTATATCCCCCGTAATAGAAGAACAACCGCAGGTAGTTGATGGTGTTACGCTGCCCATAGACTATACAGCTCCTAACCCTAATGGGGAATTGGATAATCTGTATTTGGATATGAATGGTATTGTTCATCCATGTTCTCATCCAGAGAATAAGCCACCGCCAGAgactgaagatgaaatgtTATTAGCCGTTTTTGAGTATACTAATCGTGTTCTAAACATGGCAAGACCACGTAAAGTGCTTATGATTGCTGTTGATGGTGTTGCACCAAGAGCTAAGATGAATCAACAGAGAGCTCGTAGATTCAGAAGTGCTAAAGATgctcaaattgaaaatgaaaacagGGAAAGAATCATGCAAGAGCGGGAACAATTAGGTGAAATAATAGACGGTGCCGTTAAAACTAAAAAGACCTGGGATTCTAATGCAATTACTCCAGGTACTCCCTTCATGGATAAATTGGCAGCAGCGTTAAGGTATTGGTGTTCCTTTAAATTGGCAACAGATCCAGGTTGGAAGAATTTACAGGTCATTATCAGTGATGCTACAGTGCctggtgaaggtgaacaTAAAATTATGAATTTTGTCAGGTCACAAAGAGCAGATGCACAATACAACCCAAATACTACTCACTGCATATATGGGTTAGATGCCgatttaatctttttagGATTAGCAACGCATGAGCCACATTTTAAGGTGCTCAGAGAAGATGTATTTGCACAGGGCAATAACAAGAGGCATAATCTTAAGGATAGTTTGAACATGAGTGAGGAGGAAAAGCAAATGATTGCTAAACAAGATTCAGAGAAACCTTTCCTTTGGTTACACATCAGCGTCCTTAGAGAATATTTAAGTGCGGAATTATGGGTGCCACGAATGCCATTCCCTTTCGATTTAGAAAGGGCTATTGACGATTGGGTTTTCATGTGTTTTTTCTGTGGTAACGATTTTTTACCACATTTGCCCTGTCTTGACGTTAGAGAGAATAGTATTGATATTTTATTGGACATTTGGAAAGTGGTACTGCCGACTATGAAGACTTATATCACTTgtgatggtgaattgaaCCTAGAGTCTGTAGAGAAACTACTTTCTCAATTAGGAAGCCGTGAAGCTGATATCTTCAAAACCAGACATATTCAAGAAGTGAGAaaacaagagaattttgaaaggaAGAAGGCACAAAGGAATGTGTCTAAAGGTCAGGATCGACATCCGACAAAGCCCAATGAGCAACTACAATTGTATGATACTAATGGTAATTTGTCTAAGAGCTCTTGGAATTTGACAACACACGATATGGTTAATctaaagaaagaaatcaTGTTAGCCAATGAAGGTGACGCTAACGCTATAGCGACTGTTAAGGCTCAGAGTGATAaaaatgatcaattgatgaatgaattgatgaatGAACAAATGGATAAAGCGGTAGATGAAGCTAACAAGACGAATTTTACAGCAGCAGAagtaatgaagaaaaagctTGTGGCCAAAAAGCGTAGATtagaagcagaagaagaagaacaaaggCAGGAAGAacagaaagaagaatctagaaagaagaaaaagactGAGGAAGAAGCAACGAAGGAGGAACCAAATCTTGACGATCAAATCAAAGCAGAACTTGAAGAGgagagaattgaagaagaagaagaagaggaagagggACAAGATcaggaagaagaacaaggaGAAAAACCACCGGATTGGGTTCCAGAAGTTTCTAATGGTGGTATCACAAGTGGTATTGTAGATACTGATCAAGCTGTTAAGTTGCACGAACCAGGCTATCATGAAAGGTACTATACAGAGAAATTTCACATTTCGCCTAACCACATCGATGCTCTACGTAAAGACTTGGTTAAATGTTACATCGAGGGTGTCTCCTGGGTTTTATTATACTATTATCAAGGTTGTGCCTCTTGGACTTGGTACTATCCCTATCACTATGCGCCACTGGCGGCagatttctttggattttctgATATCAAAGTTGAATTTCCACCAGGTAAACCATTTTTGCCATATGAACAACTTATGAGTGTTCTGCCAGCAGCATCAGGTCACacattaccaccaatttTCCGTCCACTAATGAGTTCTCCAGATTCTGAAATTATCGATTTTTACCCAACGGAGTTCCCGGTTGATATgaatggtaaaaaaatGCCATGGCAAGGTATTGCTCTTTTACCATTTATTGATGAGAAAAGATTATTACAAGTGGTACGTGCACAGTATTCTAAATTAacagaggaagaaaaatctCGTAATGTGGTCCGtaatccaattcttctaatcAGTAATAAAAATGCCAACTATGaaaagtttttgaaaaaactatACCCTACCGATGTACCACCTCAACCCGAATTATATTTCCAACATTTCCGTAGTGGTCTTTCTGGTGTGGTCTCTACTGACCATGAAGGTTACAGACCAAATAGTAAACTAAGCTGTCCGATTCAAACCGGTTCATTACCAGAGCTGTCTACCAATCTTTTCCTCAAACTGGATTATAAATTGGTACCCCTACCAAGTAAAAATAAATCCATCATATTAAATGGATTTATTGCATCTGAGCCAGTTCTATCTCCGTACGATTTAGACGCAGTAATGTACAAGTACAACAATGGACCTCCTCGTCGTTGGAATTTCGAAAATGATATGCGTAACAACGTTGTACCCGTTGGTCCCTGTGGTGTGACTCAGTACAAGCCAAGAGTTGGTGGGTATCGatcatttttcttctttagcAATATGCAACAACAACCGCCAACACCAATGCAGTATCAAATGTCAGGCCCACCGATTAATAACAGATACAATGGAGGTGGAAATGGCGGCGGTAGTAGGTACAGTGGTAGCTCAAGATACGGCGATCCTCCAAACAATTATCGAAACCAGAATAATGCACCTGGAATGAGTCGATACCAGACCGGTAGATTCCCTCAGAGGTCGGGTACCATGAGGAGGCATTAA